A single genomic interval of Spinacia oleracea cultivar Varoflay chromosome 6, BTI_SOV_V1, whole genome shotgun sequence harbors:
- the LOC130463571 gene encoding uncharacterized protein has product MQRYNLTTRHHNDGRKRIQLEVNELTKLAMGDITCTRDLAEMIHITRGTIHRMIKRGLIKPHTNPLHPGFGDQNKIARMAYILGMLVGDTPETKKRNVKAKYSVAPSSKWIPNVMFTTVVARPRFNTQKECTFDGKICIFPFTYSEPGKRSSKYREKGTLVTKVIESLNQKVTRSMLIDQITPATLAKWPPSEGPNTIFIQQDNAKAHVTQDVL; this is encoded by the exons ATGCAAAGGTATAATCTTACAACTAGACATCATAATGATGGCAGAAAGAGAATTCAATTAGAAGTTAATGAGCTAACCAAACTTGCAATGGGAGACATAACATGTACAAGGGACTTGGCTGAAATGATTCACATAACGAGGGGTACAATTCATCGCATGATTAAAAGGGGACTCATCAAGCCACATACAAATCCATTACATCCTGGATTTGGGGATCAAAACAAAATAGCAAGGATGGCATACATTTTGGGTATGCTAGTGGGGGACACACCAGAAACAAAGAAAAG GAATGTAAAAGCCAAATATAGTGTTGCACCATCAAGCAAGTGGATACCAAACGTAATGTTCACAACAGTTGTTGCAAGACCAAGATTCAACACACAAAAGGAGTGCACTTTTGATGGAAAGATATGCATATTCCCATTCACATATAGTGAACCAGGAAAGAGAAGTTCAAAATACAGAGAGAAGGGGACATTAGTGACTAAAGTCATTGAATCACTAAATCAAAAGGTGACAAGGAGCATGTTAATCGACCAAATCACACCAGCAACATTAGCAAAATGGCCACCTAGTGAAGGTCCAAATACAATATTCATCCAGCAAGACAATGCAAAGGCACATGTGACGCAAGATGTGCTATAG